From a single Maylandia zebra isolate NMK-2024a linkage group LG3, Mzebra_GT3a, whole genome shotgun sequence genomic region:
- the LOC143416757 gene encoding uncharacterized protein LOC143416757 gives MLVTDMRLLSMVDDQGFKEMIKQFNPDYHGNYLPGRSHFTKLMEKKYDATFKKVKQTLGGVKGFFTLTADIWTSHAEAYLGVSCHFLSEDWKMKSFILYTMPLEERHTGANIVTWMEEVLTKFTDGEFVDDENQQQMLTLAKALCGGEEEGTQTQDSQNNPDRLHEEVGVDFYEEQLDLPSQHGGKVCLFDQCGKRFRSLSHLKRHQRIHTTEKPYSCNECDKRFSQSSDLKIHQRIHTGEQPYACNECGKSFSQSSSLTVHQRIHTVEKPYACNECGKSFSHLYSLKVHQHNHTEDKPHSCDQCGKGFSVSSHLKRHKRIHTGEKPYYCDECDKGFSQSSHLKRLQRIHT, from the exons ATGTTGGTGACGGACATGAGACTCCTGTCTATGGTTGATGATCAAGGTTTCAAAGAGATGATCAAGCAGTTCAACCCAGATTACCATGGTAACTACCTACCAGGCCGATCCCACTTCACCAAATTgatggaaaagaaatatgatGCTACCTTTAAGAAG GTAAAGCAGACCCTTGGTGGTGTCAAAGGTTTTTTCACCCTGACTGCTGATATCTGGACCAGCCATGCAGAGGCCTACCTTGGTGTGTCTTGCCATTTCCTGAGTGAAGATTGGAAGATGAAGAGCTTCATCCTTTACACCATGCCTCTTGAGGAGAGGCATACTGGTGCCAATATAGTGACATGGATGGAAGAGGTGCTAACAAA ATTCACCGATGGAGAGTTTGTGGACGATGAGAACCAGCAGCAAATGCTGACACTGGCAAAG GCGTTGTGTGGAGGCGAGGAAGAaggaacccaaacgcaggactcgcaG AACAACCCAGACAGACTTCATGAGGAGGTTGGGGTAGATTTTTATGAAGAACAGCTTGATCTTCCCAGCCAACATGGAGGCAAAGTCTGCCTCTTTGACCAGTGTGGGAAAAGATTCAGGAGTTTATCACATTTGAAGCGTCACCAGCGTATCCACACTACGGAAAAACCCTACTCCTGCAATGAGTGTGACAAGCGCTTCAGTCAATCATCAGACCTGAAAATTCATCAGCGTATCCACACTGGGGAACAGCCCTATGCCTGCAATGAGTGTGGAAAAAGCTTCAGTCAGTCATCAAGTCTGACGGTCCATCAGCGTATCCACACGGTAGAAAAGCCCTATGCCTGCAATGAATGTGGAAAGAGCTTCAGTCATCTATATAGTCTGAAGGTACATCAGCATAACCACACTGAAGACAAGCCCCACtcctgtgatcagtgtgggaagggtttcaGTGTGTCATCACATCTGAAGAGGCATAAGCGtatccacacaggagagaagccGTACTATTGTGATGAGTGCGACAAGGGATTCAGTCAGTCATCACATCTGAAGCGTCTTCAGCGAATCCACACTTGA